One genomic window of Phaenicophaeus curvirostris isolate KB17595 chromosome 21, BPBGC_Pcur_1.0, whole genome shotgun sequence includes the following:
- the PTRH2 gene encoding peptidyl-tRNA hydrolase 2, mitochondrial isoform X1: MLRLWSESREEQRSCQAPPSIMDYLSKPGLLSIIASVACGVCLGWGVRSRFLRQPKATSPGSKAEVLGESGEFKMVLVVRNDLKMGKGKVAAQCSHAAVSAYKQVQRRNPDLLKQWEYCGQPKVVLKAPDEETLIQLLAEAKQLGLTVSLIQDAGRTQIAPGSKTVLGIGPGPAEVVDKVSGHLKLY, from the exons atgttgaggctctggagcgagtccagagaagagcaacgaagctg cCAGGCTCCACCCTCCATCATGGATTATCTCTCCAAACCCGGGCTCCTCAGCATCATCGCGAGCGTTGCCTGCGGCGTGTGCCTGGGCTGGGGCGTGCGCAGCAGGTTTCTGAGGCAGCCCAAAGCCACCAGCCCGGGGAGCAAAGCCGAAGTCCTGGGCGAGTCCGGGGAGTTCAAGATGGTGCTGGTCGTCCGCAACGATCtgaagatggggaaggggaaagtGGCGGCACAGTGTTCCCACGCCGCTGTTTCCGCCTACAAGCAAGTTCAAAGGAGAAATCCTGATCTGCTGAAGCAGTGGGAGTACTGCGGGCAGCCTAAAGTGGTCCTGAAAGCTCCAGATGAAGAGACTCTGATCCAGCTCCTGGCTGAGGCCAAACAGCTTGGACTGACCGTGAGCTTGATACAAGATGCGGGTCGTACCCAGATAGCACCCGGGTCCAAGACGGTCCTTGGCATTGGACCAGGACCAGCTGAGGTGGTAGACAAAGTTTCTGGTCACCTGAAACTCTACTAA
- the PTRH2 gene encoding peptidyl-tRNA hydrolase 2, mitochondrial isoform X2, producing MDYLSKPGLLSIIASVACGVCLGWGVRSRFLRQPKATSPGSKAEVLGESGEFKMVLVVRNDLKMGKGKVAAQCSHAAVSAYKQVQRRNPDLLKQWEYCGQPKVVLKAPDEETLIQLLAEAKQLGLTVSLIQDAGRTQIAPGSKTVLGIGPGPAEVVDKVSGHLKLY from the coding sequence ATGGATTATCTCTCCAAACCCGGGCTCCTCAGCATCATCGCGAGCGTTGCCTGCGGCGTGTGCCTGGGCTGGGGCGTGCGCAGCAGGTTTCTGAGGCAGCCCAAAGCCACCAGCCCGGGGAGCAAAGCCGAAGTCCTGGGCGAGTCCGGGGAGTTCAAGATGGTGCTGGTCGTCCGCAACGATCtgaagatggggaaggggaaagtGGCGGCACAGTGTTCCCACGCCGCTGTTTCCGCCTACAAGCAAGTTCAAAGGAGAAATCCTGATCTGCTGAAGCAGTGGGAGTACTGCGGGCAGCCTAAAGTGGTCCTGAAAGCTCCAGATGAAGAGACTCTGATCCAGCTCCTGGCTGAGGCCAAACAGCTTGGACTGACCGTGAGCTTGATACAAGATGCGGGTCGTACCCAGATAGCACCCGGGTCCAAGACGGTCCTTGGCATTGGACCAGGACCAGCTGAGGTGGTAGACAAAGTTTCTGGTCACCTGAAACTCTACTAA